The nucleotide sequence GATAGGTTCGCCTGCGCGTAGCGGAATCAAATCATCATCGCCAAAGGCGTATTTCTCCGGCACAGTCCAAGGATCCTTCCGGAGGATGATCTCATCGCCGTGCGGTTCGAGCCCATAGAATTCCGCGCCGAAGCGGGACGCGAATCCCTCCAGTTTGCCCAGCGCGCCGGCTTGCTCGAACACTTCGGCATACAGTTCGACGGCCGCGTGGGCAGAGTAGATGCCGGCACAGCCGCAAGCCGTTTCTTTGCGATGGCGGCTGTGAGGCGCACTGTCCGTGCCGAGAAAAAACGCCGGATGGCCGCCAGTCGCCGCCCCGACCAGGGCCTGCCGATGGACTTCCCGTTTCAACACCGGCAAACAATACATGTGCGGCCGCAATCCCCCGACGAAGATCGCATTGCGGTTGTAGAGCAGGTGGTGGGGAGTGATGGTGGCACCGACCTTCGGCCAACGTTCCGTTACGAATTGAACAGCATCGGCAGTGGTGATGTGCTCAAAAACCACTTTCAGTCCCGGCAGCTGATCGAGCATTGGCGCCCAGCGTTGTTCGATAAACGCTTTTTCCCGATCGAACACGTCAATGTGCGAATCGGTGACCTCGCCGTGCACCAGCAAGGGGACGCCCGTTTCGGCCATGGTCTCAAGTACGCTGCGGATGCGGTCGATATCGGTGACGCCGGCGTCACTGTTGGTGGTTGCGCCGGCGGGGTAGAGTTTGGCGGCGTAAACATGCTCTGAGCGGGCGGCTTCCCGGATGGTTTCAACCGAGGTGTTGTCCGTCAGGTAAATTGTCATTAACGGTTGGAAATTCGAACCATCCGGCAGCGCGCTCATGATGCGGTCGCGATAAGCCAGCGCCTGCGCGACGGTGGTGACGGGTGGCTGCAGGTTCGGCATGATGATAGCGCGCCCGAAGCGTTGTGCCGTGTGGCCGAGCACCGATCGCATCGGTGCGCCATCGCGAAGATGAAGATGCCAGTCGTCGGGTCGTTTGATGCGAATTTCCATGAGTTTTTCGTCACAAATATGTTGGCCGGTCGGAGTTTGCAGACGGTTCATGCGGTAATCGCCGCCTGAGCGGATGTGTGCTCATCTATTCATTTCACAGCCAACCGGAGCGCTAACCAATCGTTCCGGTGTCAAGGGGGAACGATATGGAAATATCCACGATGGTGTTTCTGGCAATCGTTGTGATGATCGGAATTTATGCCGTCATCATCTACAACAACCTGGTTCGGCTCAAGCACAACGTGGCCAAGGCTTGGTCCAACATCGACGTATTGCTCAAGCAGCGTCACGACGAGCTGCCCAAGCTGGTCGACGCGTGCAAGCGTTACATGCAGCATGAACAGGAAACGCTCGAGCGTGTCATGAAGGCGCGGGCAGCCGTCAGTGTGGCACGGGAATCGGGCGATGTCGCAGCGCTCGGTCAGGCGGAAACCGGACTGCGAGCGGGTTTGGCTCAGCTGTTTGCTGTGGCCGAAAACTATCCGGACTTGAAAGCGAACGAATCGTTTCAACACTTGCAAACGCGAATTTCTGCTTTGGAGAACGCGGTTGCCGATCGCCGCGAATTCTATAACGACTCCGTCAACGTCAACAACGTGCGCATTGAGCAGTTTCCCGACGTGATTCTTGCCCGTTTGTTCGGCTTCCAGGCGAAACCGTTGTTGGAGTTCTCCGAAGCGGAAACCGCCGATGTATCGGTTGGGCAGCTATTCGGCTAACCCGAAATGGATCCAGCGATTACCGTCCCCATTGCTGGGAGTATCCCGGCCGATGATGCCTGGATCATGGTCTTGTTCTGCGGCTTGGCTGTGGTCGCCGGGTTTTTCGGCTGGCTGGCGTTCGTCCATAAGGCGCGGTTGATCGAGGACACGCCCACATCCAAGAT is from Pseudomonadota bacterium and encodes:
- the pyrC gene encoding dihydroorotase, with the translated sequence MEIRIKRPDDWHLHLRDGAPMRSVLGHTAQRFGRAIIMPNLQPPVTTVAQALAYRDRIMSALPDGSNFQPLMTIYLTDNTSVETIREAARSEHVYAAKLYPAGATTNSDAGVTDIDRIRSVLETMAETGVPLLVHGEVTDSHIDVFDREKAFIEQRWAPMLDQLPGLKVVFEHITTADAVQFVTERWPKVGATITPHHLLYNRNAIFVGGLRPHMYCLPVLKREVHRQALVGAATGGHPAFFLGTDSAPHSRHRKETACGCAGIYSAHAAVELYAEVFEQAGALGKLEGFASRFGAEFYGLEPHGDEIILRKDPWTVPEKYAFGDDDLIPLRAGEPISWRLV
- a CDS encoding LemA family protein; translation: MEISTMVFLAIVVMIGIYAVIIYNNLVRLKHNVAKAWSNIDVLLKQRHDELPKLVDACKRYMQHEQETLERVMKARAAVSVARESGDVAALGQAETGLRAGLAQLFAVAENYPDLKANESFQHLQTRISALENAVADRREFYNDSVNVNNVRIEQFPDVILARLFGFQAKPLLEFSEAETADVSVGQLFG